A stretch of the Streptomyces sp. WMMB303 genome encodes the following:
- a CDS encoding sugar ABC transporter permease produces MSVKTDEAAPPRGRTPVRTVEVSGPPSRGSRVTRKGTLPYLLLLPALGLTAVFLGYPLVTNGMLSFQNLNMTQLIQHVTEWNGFANYADALGNDTFWRVTLRSVIFTVVNVVVIIVVGTLVGLLLARLGSKMRLLLSIALVLAWAMPIIAATTVYQWLFAQRFGVVNWVLAKLGFDSMADYNWTGTQLSTFFVISLLLVWTSVPFVAINLYAATTTIAQELYEAAALDGAGAWQSFKNVTFPFLKPFLMVATFLEVIWIFKAFPHVFAINQGGPDRLTETLPVYAFVEGVGNQHYGAGAAISVLTILILLALMSYYLRLVIRQESADEAEGSEKSKGGRA; encoded by the coding sequence ATGTCTGTGAAAACCGATGAGGCGGCGCCTCCTCGTGGCAGGACGCCCGTCAGGACGGTGGAGGTGTCCGGCCCGCCGTCGCGCGGCAGCCGGGTCACCAGGAAGGGCACCCTGCCCTACCTCCTGCTGCTGCCCGCCCTCGGGCTGACCGCGGTCTTCCTCGGGTATCCGCTGGTCACCAACGGCATGTTGTCGTTCCAGAACCTCAACATGACGCAGCTGATCCAGCACGTCACCGAGTGGAACGGGTTCGCGAACTACGCCGACGCGCTCGGGAACGACACGTTCTGGCGGGTCACCCTGCGATCGGTGATCTTCACCGTCGTCAATGTCGTCGTGATCATCGTGGTCGGCACCCTGGTCGGACTGCTGCTCGCGCGGCTCGGGTCCAAGATGCGGCTGCTGCTCTCGATCGCCCTGGTGCTGGCCTGGGCGATGCCGATCATCGCCGCCACCACCGTCTACCAGTGGCTGTTCGCCCAGCGGTTCGGTGTCGTCAACTGGGTGCTGGCCAAGCTCGGCTTCGACTCGATGGCCGACTACAACTGGACCGGGACGCAGCTGTCCACGTTCTTCGTCATCTCGCTGCTGCTGGTGTGGACGTCCGTCCCGTTCGTCGCGATCAACCTCTATGCCGCGACGACGACCATCGCCCAGGAGCTGTACGAGGCCGCGGCGCTGGACGGCGCGGGGGCCTGGCAGAGCTTCAAGAACGTCACCTTCCCGTTCCTCAAGCCGTTCCTGATGGTCGCCACGTTCCTCGAAGTCATCTGGATCTTCAAGGCGTTCCCGCACGTGTTCGCCATCAACCAGGGCGGCCCCGACCGGCTCACCGAGACGCTGCCGGTGTACGCGTTCGTCGAGGGCGTCGGCAACCAGCACTACGGAGCCGGTGCGGCGATCTCCGTCCTGACGATCCTGATCCTGCTGGCCCTGATGTCCTACTACCTGCGGCTGGTGATCCGGCAGGAGAGCGCGGACGAGGCCGAGGGTTCCGAGAAGAGCAAGGGGGGCAGGGCCTGA
- a CDS encoding extracellular solute-binding protein: MHRGLIAAAGVAALMVNVAACGSDGDKKDGPESFKGQTLTLWAMDGSTPDQWTKDVKAAFEKKTGAKLKLEVQQWNGIQQKITTALSESDPPDVIEVGNTQTPAYARTGGLAELSDLKKGVGKDWTPSLNKSAVYDGKQYAAPWFAVNRTVIYNKKIWSEAGIKGTPKTRREFFDALEKIGKKTDAEPLYMPGQNWYFLDGLLIGQDADLVKKKGGKWVSNLADPKVGKAMDIYKKYASYSEAPKDKDEATPQQAEVFAKGKTGAFIGLSWEAATAIKANKKIEKDIGYFTIPGETADEPEGVFLGGSNLAVAAGSEKQELAKEFLKIALSDKYEGELAKEGGVIPNKAALQSNLKGNPAAEAAAPAVEGGGLTPLIPEWGAVENPPNPIKTYMTSVLKGKSHAAAAKAVEDEMNKRLSQQQ, from the coding sequence GCGGCGCTGATGGTGAACGTCGCGGCCTGCGGGTCGGACGGCGACAAGAAGGACGGCCCCGAGAGCTTCAAGGGCCAGACCCTGACCCTCTGGGCGATGGACGGCTCCACGCCCGATCAGTGGACCAAGGACGTCAAGGCGGCGTTCGAGAAGAAGACCGGTGCCAAGCTGAAGCTGGAAGTCCAGCAGTGGAACGGCATTCAGCAGAAGATCACCACCGCCCTCTCCGAGTCCGACCCGCCGGACGTGATCGAGGTCGGCAACACCCAGACCCCCGCGTACGCGCGCACCGGCGGACTGGCCGAGCTCAGCGACCTGAAGAAGGGGGTGGGCAAGGACTGGACGCCCTCCCTCAACAAGTCCGCGGTCTACGACGGAAAGCAGTACGCGGCACCCTGGTTCGCCGTCAACCGCACCGTCATCTACAACAAGAAGATCTGGTCCGAAGCGGGCATCAAGGGCACGCCGAAGACCCGCCGGGAATTCTTCGACGCGCTCGAGAAAATCGGCAAGAAGACCGACGCCGAGCCCCTCTACATGCCCGGCCAGAACTGGTACTTCCTGGACGGCCTGCTCATCGGCCAGGACGCCGACCTGGTGAAGAAGAAGGGCGGCAAGTGGGTCTCCAACCTCGCCGACCCGAAGGTCGGCAAGGCCATGGACATCTACAAGAAGTACGCCTCCTACTCCGAGGCGCCCAAGGACAAGGACGAGGCCACCCCGCAGCAGGCCGAGGTCTTCGCCAAGGGCAAGACCGGTGCCTTCATCGGGCTGAGCTGGGAAGCGGCCACCGCGATCAAGGCCAACAAGAAGATCGAGAAGGACATCGGCTACTTCACCATCCCGGGTGAGACCGCCGACGAGCCCGAGGGTGTCTTCCTCGGCGGTTCGAACCTCGCCGTCGCGGCCGGCAGCGAGAAGCAGGAGCTCGCCAAGGAGTTCCTCAAGATCGCGCTGTCCGACAAGTACGAGGGCGAGCTCGCCAAGGAGGGCGGGGTCATCCCCAACAAGGCCGCGCTGCAGAGCAATCTGAAGGGCAACCCGGCCGCCGAGGCCGCCGCCCCCGCGGTCGAGGGCGGCGGCCTGACGCCGCTCATTCCTGAGTGGGGTGCCGTGGAGAACCCGCCCAACCCGATCAAGACCTATATGACGTCGGTCCTGAAGGGGAAGTCGCACGCCGCCGCAGCCAAGGCTGTCGAGGACGAGATGAACAAGAGGCTGTCGCAGCAGCAGTGA